A DNA window from Onthophagus taurus isolate NC chromosome 1, IU_Otau_3.0, whole genome shotgun sequence contains the following coding sequences:
- the LOC111417090 gene encoding uncharacterized protein, with protein MDKKINENAQNEVVCKNIDEEKVVLSSSCGIKTVQEINGESNLIITEENENKPIDIENNPNVSSTNSSLIAKKAITDLEKIKNNFNLELSIFELELEAVNNSCNNLQVSVKEFGQHLFEIELNLSQAFIMLPKVFRDLKEQYENICVRLKEVVEMQNWFNNEIRQFKLKIKIDQEETEMLKEIEK; from the exons atgGATAAGAAAATCAATGAAAATGCGCAAAACGAAGTAGTCTGCAAAAATATAGACGAAGAAAAAGTGGTTCTCAGTTCTTCTTGCGGGATTAAAACggttcaagaaattaatggTGAATCTAACCTCATAATTACTGAAGAGAATGAAAATAAACCCATCGATATTGAAAATAACCCCAATGTTTCTTCAACAAATTCGTCTCTTATTGCAAAAAAAGCGATAACAGATTTAGAAAAGATCAag aacaaTTTCAATCTAGAACTATCAATATTTgaattagaactagaagcCGTAAATAATAGCTGTAATAATCTTCAAGTTTCTGTTAAAGAATTTGGTCAACATCTGTTCGAAATTGAATTGAACTTGAGTCAAGCTTTTATAATGCTCCCAAAAGTCTTCAGAGATCTTAAAGAACAATACGAAAACATTTGCGTGCGTTTAAAAGAAGTTGTAGAGATGCAAAATTggtttaataatgaaattcgccaattcaaattaaagataaagataGATCAAGAAGAAACGGAaatgttaaaagaaattgagAAGTAG